The following proteins are encoded in a genomic region of Liolophura sinensis isolate JHLJ2023 chromosome 7, CUHK_Ljap_v2, whole genome shotgun sequence:
- the LOC135471787 gene encoding transmembrane protein 234 homolog, giving the protein MPCAFVLKTLKVQICSNSLNHEMTPMESALSLTVVAFLWGATNPLIKLGSQGIEKIKENNAVKQFLCEFKFLLLNWKYVIPFLVNQCGSVVYYYTLASAEMSLTVPIANSLAFVFTTLVGRLLGEKIQRWETYLGMCLVITGVMFCIVAKL; this is encoded by the exons ATgccatgtgcttttgttttgaaaactttaaagGTTCAGATTTGCTCGAACAGCCTAAATCATGAGATGACTCCCATGG AAAGTGCTCTGTCATTGACAGTTGTTGCATTTTTATGGGGTGCAACAAATCCTTTGATTAAACTAGGCAGTCAAGGAATTGAGAAAATCAAGGAAAACAATGCTGTAAAGCAGTTCCTGTGTGAATTCAAGTTTCTGCTTTTGAATTGGAAG TATGTGATTCCATTCCTGGTGAATCAGTGTGGCTCGGTTGTGTATTATTACACTCTGGCTTCTGCAG AAATGTCTCTCACTGTTCCCATTGCAAACTCTCTAGCATTTGTCTTTACTACCCTGGTTGGCAGACTTTTAGGAGAGAAGATACAAAGATGGG AGACCTACCTGGGAATGTGCTTGGTGATTACTGGAGTCATGTTTTGTATTGTCGCAAAATTATGA
- the LOC135470895 gene encoding LOW QUALITY PROTEIN: nucleoprotein TPR-like (The sequence of the model RefSeq protein was modified relative to this genomic sequence to represent the inferred CDS: substituted 1 base at 1 genomic stop codon), with amino-acid sequence MSTKYTKRQRRRWSFEYQHETFNPKRYLAGSTDSVATGEENIEVFPKDFTEGLAHVSNVIHTLMLRNAVMSKEHERKTDRLISKKEEMLVAKDCDIDELRQNLTRKDNIVTVMKGESLRQEEEKGTKGMDHDYLHQKQEIERLSEEISTLKENATAFEHVMKTAHKDEMEKLISEKDSLFAKFEEETRKLYISFSRENAPMRGVMMQHXQEMKGLRQQNAELSKDFQGIQEQFSKDVRSLRNLIINNTDEDCVRESHGDS; translated from the exons ATGAGTACCAAGTATACTAAACGACAAC gaaGACGATGGTCCTTTGAGTATCAACACGAAACCTTTAACCCCAAAAGGTATCTAGCTGGATCGACAGATTCAGTAGCAACTGGCGAAGAAAACATAGAGGTCTTTCCGAAGGACTTCACAGAAGGCCTGGCTCATGTCAGTAATGTAATACATACCCTAATGCTTCGCAATGCAGTTATGTCAAAGGAGCACGAGCGGAAAACGGATAGACTTATCTCAAAGAAAGAGGAAATGTTGGTGGCAAAAGATTGTGACATCGACGAGCTAAGACAAAACCTGACACGAAAAGACAATATTGTAACTGTCATGAAGGGAGAAA GTCTTCGCCAGGAGGAGGAGAAGGGGACTAAAGGCATGGATCATGATTATCTACATCAGAAACAAGAAATTGAACGCCTGTCAGAAGAAATCTCAACACTGAAGGAAAACGCTACTGCGTTCGAGCATGTAATGAAAACGGCTCATAAAGATGAAATGGAAAAGTTGATTTCCGAGAAAGATTCCTTATTTGCCAAATTTGAGGAAGAAACGCGGAAGCTGTACATATCTTTCAGCAGGGAAAATGCCCCCATGCGTGGAGTAATGATGCAACATTGACAGGAAATGAAAGGCCTTCGCCAGCAAAATGCGGAATTGTCAAAAGACTTCCAAGGCATACAGGAGCAATTCAGCAAAGATGTTAGATCCCTAAGAAACCTGATAATTAACAACACAGATGAAGATTGCGTTAGAGAATCTCATGGGGATTCATGA